GATCATCATGTACCTGACCGGATTTTCCATGAACATGTTGACTTTGGCGGGTTTGGCTTTGTCAGTGGGAAGCATGTCGGACTGTTCCATTTGCATGACGGACAACATCACACGTCATCACAAAGAATTAAACAAACCGTTGATTCAGGCTGCGGTGGATGGAACGAATGAACTGGTGGGGGCCATGTTTTCTTCCACGATGACCAATATTGCGGTTTTTTTGCCGCTTCTTTTTGTGAGTGGAATTGCTCAGCAGCTTTTCCAAGGATTATTTATGGTGACGATCTTCACCAACTTGGCTTCTTTGTTTGTATCAGTCACTTTCATTCCGCGAATGGCGGCCTATCCCTGGGATTTGTCTTTCGTTTACAAGAAAATGCCCTGGCTGAGTGAGATTATTTTGACGGAACAAAAACAAAAAACCATCAATTCTCGCTACCAAAAATATTTGGGATATGTTCTCACTCACCCGAAGGCTGTCGCAAAAATCGTGGCCGGGGTGGTCGGACTTTCAATTTTGATGCTCGTGTGGACCCCGCGGGTGTTTATGCCGAAAATGGATCAAGGCCAATTTATGGTTCAGCTCAACATGCCCATAGGCACGCGCTTGGAAGTGACCAACACGGTGGCCCAGAAATTGGAAGCTATTTTTGGGAATTTCGCGAATATCAAAATGGCGGCGACCGTGGGGTCCGCGCAAGAGGATGAGGACATTGAGGCGCTTCAATCGCACCAAGCGCGCGTGGCGGTGACGGTGGATTTGTCGAAAGGTTTAAGCACGAGTGAAGTGATTGAGAAGTTTAAAGCCCGAGTCAAACGGGAGAATTTGGAAGGGGGGCATTTGACCTATATTTTGCAAGACAGTCCGCTGCGTTCCGCTTTGGCGGGAGGCGCGCCCGTGGAAGTGGAAGTTAAAGGAAATGATTTGGATCGTCTTAAAATGGTGTCCGATGAACTTGTGAAAAAATTTGAAGAAGACCCATTTCTTTATGGCGTGCAAACATCCTTTTCGCTTCCCTCGAAAGAAACCAAAGTGATTGTGGACAAAGACCGCGCGGCGGCCTATCAACTTTCCGTGGCCGATATCGCGAAAACCTCCTTAATTGCCATCAAAGGAATGGTGGCCACGGAATTCAAACAGGGCGGAGATGACATTGACATCCGGGTTCGGTTGCGAAAGGTGGATCGGGAAAACAATGAAAGCTTGAGGCAATTGGCGCTTCGTTCCCCGCAAAATGGCGTGATGGTGCCGCTCAACGATGTGGCGCAAATCACCTCCGGCACCGGCGCGAGTGAAATTCGACATTTGGATCAACAACGCGCGTTCGTGGTGACGGCGGAAGTCTCGGGTGTGAGCAGCGCCAAGGCCATTAATCGGGTGCGCGAATTACTGAAAGCTCACCGGGGCACCCGAGAGATCACCATGGAGTTGGGCGGGGAAAGCAAAAACATCGCTGAATCCTTCTCAAGTTTGAAATACACCTTCTTGTTGGCGGTATTCTTGATATACATGATCATGGCCGCTCAGTTTGAATCGATCATGCAACCCCTCATCATTATGTCCACGGTGCCGTTGTCGGTGATTGGGGTCGCCGTCACTTTGTTCACAACCAACATGCCGCTTTCATCGGTAGCGGCCTTGGGCGTGGTGATCTTGGCTGGAATTGTGGTCAACAATGGAATCGTGCTCATTGACCACATCAATGGTTTGGTGGCGGAGGGCCTCGAATTAAATCAGGCCATTATCAAAGGGAGCTTGGGACGGATTCGCCCTATTTTGATGACCATGTTCACGGCTGTTTTGGGATCCCTGCCTTTGGCGGTTGGCCTTGGACACGGTGATGAATTGGCGCAGCCGCTCGCGGTGGTGACCTTTGGCGGTTTGTTTGTGTCGACGCTGCTGACACTTTTTGTGATTCCGCTTCTCTATAAACTCATGGCCGAGTGGCAAATGCGCCGCGCCTCCTTGCAGGAAATCCCTCCCCCTGCATTATCACAGGAAGGGTAGAGAGAATATGCGATCACATATAGTATGAAATCTCAATTTCATGTTAATTTTCAAAGAAAACAGGTGATTATCGTCGCCCCGGCATGTTGTTTGGCCGGGGCCCAGGTGTTGTATTTTTCTCAGAATTTATTCCAATACGATTTAAAGAAACAAAACCTGGGCCCCGGCCAAGAAGCGTGCCGGGGCGACGTCCACTCTGGATGCGGCGGAGCTGCCCTATGAAATGGAATCGTGGAATCTTGTTTTTATACGAAGAAATGTTTGAGGGTCGCCGTCGCCCCGGCCCAGCATTTAAGTGGGGTGATTGTTGGCAAGTGTATAAGCCGGGGTCCAGTCGTTCCGGCAGAAGGTGCGATGCACACACCTCACCCTCCGGAGAGGCTGGGTCCCGGCTTATACTCTTCTTGGCGAACACATCCTTTAAAAAATGGGCCGGGACGACGGCCATGCTTGATCCCATGTTGGGTTGCGGTGGAGTTTCGCTATGATGACCTCACGATCTCTTCTTTTAGTTTTGACTTTTTCCTTCCTTTTGCCCGCCTGCAAACCCACCTATAAAAAAGACACCTTAAAAGAGAGCGTCAAGGAACTGGCCCGGAAGGAATACAAGTTGGACGTGGACGTTCAACAAACCGGCAAAACCTTGGGATTGCGGTTTTTGGTGAAAGATCTCATCACCGAACTCTATTCCGGAGATGCGGGTTTTTA
The sequence above is drawn from the Elusimicrobiota bacterium genome and encodes:
- the czcA_1 gene encoding Cobalt-zinc-cadmium resistance protein CzcA — protein: MTSMVFLGVFIFGLLSWTQLPRELFPNISVPQLVIITKYPNAAPEEIENLITKPIEEGIGTVPNLKRVRSISKEGISAVKMEFRWGTDMGFAHLAAREKLDRMKDRLPQEAEEPIIKRVNPFSHPVMIVSVTGNLELSVMTKLCDDIVKKKLEKSEGVAAVTISGGQKKEILVEVDRGRLDASHISLPMVVEAIKNANYDYPAGTTQGKVVEFLVRTHGRFTKISEIGKTVVQVENPEIDPVYKWKRREGRERGGSPLDQRLISLDGLAEIKESLQDKTSFSRFNGKENISIAIQKQAEANTVKVSKSVREALAELKGSLPPEFELEVIYDESIYIKEALSNMRNNIIVGGVLAFIVLFIFLGELRDALFAGLAIPVAILITLIIMYLTGFSMNMLTLAGLALSVGSMSDCSICMTDNITRHHKELNKPLIQAAVDGTNELVGAMFSSTMTNIAVFLPLLFVSGIAQQLFQGLFMVTIFTNLASLFVSVTFIPRMAAYPWDLSFVYKKMPWLSEIILTEQKQKTINSRYQKYLGYVLTHPKAVAKIVAGVVGLSILMLVWTPRVFMPKMDQGQFMVQLNMPIGTRLEVTNTVAQKLEAIFGNFANIKMAATVGSAQEDEDIEALQSHQARVAVTVDLSKGLSTSEVIEKFKARVKRENLEGGHLTYILQDSPLRSALAGGAPVEVEVKGNDLDRLKMVSDELVKKFEEDPFLYGVQTSFSLPSKETKVIVDKDRAAAYQLSVADIAKTSLIAIKGMVATEFKQGGDDIDIRVRLRKVDRENNESLRQLALRSPQNGVMVPLNDVAQITSGTGASEIRHLDQQRAFVVTAEVSGVSSAKAINRVRELLKAHRGTREITMELGGESKNIAESFSSLKYTFLLAVFLIYMIMAAQFESIMQPLIIMSTVPLSVIGVAVTLFTTNMPLSSVAALGVVILAGIVVNNGIVLIDHINGLVAEGLELNQAIIKGSLGRIRPILMTMFTAVLGSLPLAVGLGHGDELAQPLAVVTFGGLFVSTLLTLFVIPLLYKLMAEWQMRRASLQEIPPPALSQEG